A single region of the Anas platyrhynchos isolate ZD024472 breed Pekin duck chromosome 6, IASCAAS_PekinDuck_T2T, whole genome shotgun sequence genome encodes:
- the LOC140002816 gene encoding maestro heat-like repeat-containing protein family member 7 — MLFLSKICDLCRCVTEKGAPLNLHGFCSKHKLVENIMALLEKEPVDSLRTAFRQKAMETVALLSNTAPTALHGKKERLLNMCCKSVFFLPPESDVPETERVLYTKTMKAMDTMLEGFVLNCPIASFNVEMQNMLKVMLDFAVSKNSAVRERAVKVIERLITFIRWYLVIKILENFENYGNDEPTDFNLRIPILGKLLGHLLLFSSGDDSMRHSALESLHRMYTVVREGRAYSLTEDMENYAERHKNLEYAKLPFSTTSTPCEIAKGFGGHLFPAERLDIVLTALEALQDSSIHDKQGACSVLDAALEDPFYWLTDVPKTMECIRRNLGSIHTASARQCLDSLLLRLTYMMSREEVENLLQFSPPRDSTDLAMWEVILAMPKTLEKVLNIVLLGIPLCQWCKEVTEDTCIRRLALLAQNHIYEEDFVNPVHLQSYLRHPRAMMRFLVLKGLCTVSESPVKAREIQVLLPDILEALQDTNTHVVLKALPVLKNVMAHVERREASGPALQLAEKLLPLFDHESSQVREHSICLFQAVVEAVLRQRKKKMKSTVHRSLLPLYFLMRDQSESVAKASGEALAVAAKFLRRKELKRLAQTEQTWRIGECLLQQDRGRVEEYLQQSQTYLKATQTLLRLEAVRFIGEPSPWVPLGAAFGSPRHCPGSEAQPCCPQSPPTGPLLQGAGGGTAWLARPGAALLGACWGAGL, encoded by the exons atgctgttcctcagcaaaatctgcgatctgtgcagatgtgtcacCGAGAAGGGTGCGCCGctgaacttgcatggcttctgcagcaaacataagctggtggagaacatcatg gcgctgctggaaaaggagcccgtggacagcttgcgcacagcattccggcagaaggccatggagactgtcgccctcctcag caacaccGCGCCGACAGCACTgcatggcaaaaaggagagactcctaaacatgtgctgcaagagtgtcttctttctgcctccggagtcggatgtgccagagacagaaagagtGCTCTACaccaag actatgaaagccatggacaccatgctggagggctttGTACTCAACTGTCCCATCGCCAGTTTCAACGTAGAGAtgcagaatatgttgaag gtgatgctggactttgctgtctccaaaaaCTCAGCTGTGCGTGAGAGAGCTGTGAAGGTGATTGAGAGGCTGATTACTTTCATCCGCTGGTATTTGGTGAtcaag ATCTTAGAGAACTTTGAAAACTATGGCAACGATGAGCCCACAGATTTCAACCTgcgcatccccatcctgggcaagctgctgggccacctcttgcttttcagcagtggcGATGATTCCATGAGACACTCAGCTTTGGAAAGTCTTCATCGCATGTACACAGTcgtcagagaaggaagag CATACTCACTGACAGAGGACATGGAAAATTATGCAGAGAGACACAAGAAtttggagtatgcaaaacttccattttctacaacatcaactccgtgtgaaattgccaag gggtttggaggacatctcttccctgctgagaggctggacatcgtcctcacagcccttgaagctttacaagactccagcatccatgacaagcagggggcctgcagcgtgctggacgcagccttggaggaccctttctactggctgacagat gtgccaaagaccatggagtgcatcaggagaaacctgggcagcatccacacggcatcggcgcggcagtgcctggactccctgcttctcaggCTGACCTACAtgatgtccagggaagaagtcgagaacctgctgcagttctctccgccacgtgacag cactgacctggccatgtgggaggtgatcctggccatgccgaagACCTTGGAGAAGGTTTTAAACATCGTGTTGCTAGGCATCCCGCTGTGCCAGTGGTGCAAGGAAGTCACCGAAGACacgtgcatccgtcgcttggct ctgctggcccagaatcacatttatgaggaggactttgttaacccagtgcacctccagagctacctgaggcacccaagagcaatgatgcgctttttggttctgaaagggctctgcaccgtgtcagagagccctgtgaag gcaagggaaattcaggtcttgctgccagacatcctggaggccctgcaggacaccaacacacacgtggtgctgaaggccctgcctgtgctgaaaaacgtgatggctcatgtggagaggagggaggccagtggcccggctctgcagctggctgagaagctcctgccactctttgaccac gagtccagccaggtgcgggagcactccatctgcctcttccaagccgtggtggaggctgtgctgcggcaaaggaagaagaaaatgaagagcaccgtgcacaggagccttctcccactctactttctcatgagagaccagagtgagagcgtagcaaag gcctctggggaagctctcgccgtggctgcaaagtttctgcgacgcaaggagctcaagcgcttggcccagacagaacagacgtggaggatcggggagtgcttg ctgcagcaggacagaggcagagtagaagaatacctgcagcagagccagacctacctgaaggccactcagacccttttgcgacttgaggccgtcagattcattggtgagcccagcccctgggtccctcttggggcagcctttggcagccccaggcactgccctggcagtgaggcacagccctgttgcccccagagccccccgactgggcccttgctccagggtgcaggagggggcacagcctggctggccaggccaggggctgcgctgctgggagcgtgctggggagcggggctctga
- the LOC140002770 gene encoding maestro heat-like repeat family member 5, protein MLAIAAMSTARLLPQGMTNGILRACFRGVFHLPGHEDGTDMDTSLYVRTVEALDSLLQALVSSAGACGLLELQNILKLLLPFTQQQPEAMEERAMVRIAGLAAFLNTCSLPQVSSCFAGATVLRHHHPEKHRFALLGRLVGYLLLCCTCESEGKSHEAAKAVRHLCLFVTQQRSTRLCDQDAEQPQGWQSWRARLSLRLSEDSNSNRMFMIFMKYLQPSERLGVFLAAVQSMRAPSPHSTELAAHMVDVLAAETDFHSGQVLHIVWAIYRSLPSVRAALALQSLDRALLLLASKRPRETVASLLQCSLTCTSVAVTMWRAMVSEPPATERVLHELLRILMNQSGCKTSTSTKDHPRIQALAAARPLHEILLLPTSRGEAKAIFPQLFLALLFQVSFTTELKLQEVQVFWEKHQQDLLTPVRSTVQALKALLRSVGLGSQVLAIEAQGVWAALLSAESHLWGVQVVAREMKELPRSLRTTIIHQLVELLRTEASSWQTVAMVILRKVSRGSRSSEPTWGSAQALLPRGQAWPCPGIPALAFLLLSRHCAPRPFQLLECTELGDELDCVVSLFASYLRSPCLGMQSLVLRAILGLTERPATARQTLVLLPSITEQLQAADSDTRAVALPMLSTMLRLLEGRTLSLAALELASKLPALFGDDSSTVRLLSIRLFLDTLGFVEGSQEKLQQVAHRSLLPLSFHLHDQDESVAEASREALLGVARFLRWRQLAHLAETLRAGRSASACWPGGAAQQRSTWPRACPTCRACRSPCGGRL, encoded by the exons ATGCTCGCCATCGCCGCCATGAG CACAGCGCGGCTGCTGCCGCAGGGCATGACCAACGGCATCCTGCGTGCCTGCTTCCGCGGGGTCTTCCACCTCCCTGGCCACGAGGACGGGACAGACATGGACACGTCTCTCTACGTCAGG ACTGTGGAAGCCCtggacagcctgctgcaggcgCTGGTGAGCAGCGCCGGCGCCTGTGGCCTCCTGGAGCTGCAGAACATCTTGAAG ctcctgctgcccttcacccagcagcagccggAGGCCATGGAGGAGAGGGCCATGGTGCGGATCGCCGGGCTGGCCGCCTTCCTCAACACCTGCTCCTTGCCCCAG GTCAGCTCCTGCTTTGCAGGAGCCACAGTGCTGAGGCATCATCACCCCGAGAAGCACCGCTTCGCCTTGCTTGGGAGGCTGGTGGGGTacctcctcctgtgctgcaccTGCGAGAGCGAGGGAAAAAGCCACGAGGCAGCCAAGGCTGTGCGCCACCTCTGCCTCTTCGTCACACAGCAAAGAA GCACAAGGCTGTGCGACCAGGATGCCGAGCAGccgcagggctggcagagctggcGAGCTCGGCTGTCCTTGCGGCTCTCCGAAGACAGCAACAGCAACAGGATGTTCATG ATCTTCATGAAGTACCTGCAGCCCTCGGAACGCCTGGGCGTCTTCCTCGCCGCCGTCCAGAGCATGAGAGCCCCGAGTCCCCACAGCACCGAGCTGGCTGCCCACATGGTGGACGTGCTGGCGGCAGAGACCGACTTCCATTCGGGACAG GTGCTCCACATCGTGTGGGCCATCTACAGAAGCCTGCCGTCCGTCAGAGCCGCGCTGGCCCTTCAGAGCCTGgacagggccctgctgctgctggccagcaaGCGCCCCAGGGAGACGGTtgccagcctgctgcagtgctcacTGACCTGCACCAG CGTCGCCGTCACCATGTGGAGGGCGATGGTGTCTGAGCCCCCAGCCACAGAGAGGGTGCTGCACGAGCTGCTCCGCATCCTCATGAACCAGTCTGGCTGCAAGACATCCACCTCCACCAAGGACCACCCGCGCATCCAGGCCCTGGCC gcagcaaggcCCCTCCACGAGATCCTCCTGCTGCCTACCAGCCGGGGGGAGGCGAAGGCCATTTTcccccagctcttcctggccCTCCTCTTCCAAGTGTCCTTCACCACGGAGctgaagctgcaggaggtgcaggtCTTCTGGGAGAAGCACCAGCAGGACCTGCTCACTCCCGTCAG GTCCACGGTGCAGGCCCTGAAAGCACTGCTCCGCAGCGTGGGCCTGGGGAGCCAGGTGCTGGCCATCGAGGCGCAGGGCGTCTGGGCCGCGCTTCTCAGCGCCGAGAGCCACCTCTGGGGCGTGCAGGTGGTGGCCAG GGAAATGAAGGAGTTGCCCAGGAGCCTGCGCACCACCATCATCCACCAGCTGGTTGAGCTGCTCCGCACGGAGGCCTCCTCCTGGCAGACGGTGGCCATGGTCATCCTCAGAAAGgtgagcaggggcagcaggagcagcgagCCCACGTGGGGCTCTGCACAAGCCCTGCTGCCTCGGGGCCAGGCTTGGCCGTGCCCTGGCATTCCTGCCCTGGCATTCTTGCTGCTGAGCCGGCACTGCGCCCCACGtccttttcagctgctggagtgcACAGAGCTCGGCGACGAGCTGGACTGCGTCGTGAGCCTCTTTGCCAGCTACCTGCGGAGCCCGTGCCTGGGCATGCAGAGCCTGGTGCTCAGGGCGATCCTGGGGCTCACCGAGAGGCCGGCCACG GCGAGGCAAACGCTCGTCCTGCTGCCGAGCATCAcggagcagctgcaggctgcagacagCGACACCCGCGCTGTCGCTCTGCCCATGCTCAGCACCATGCTGCGGCTCCTGGAGGGGAGGACGCTCAGCCTCGCGGCTCTGGAGCTGGCCAGCAAGCTCCCAGCCCTCTTTGGCGAC GACTCAAGTACGGTGCGGCTTCTCTCTATTCGCCTCTTCCTCGACACGCTGGGCTTTGTGgagggcagccaagagaagctgcagcaggtggCACACAGGAGCCTGCTCCCGCTGTCCTTCCACCTGCACGACCAGGACGAGAGCGTGGCCGAG GCCTCCCGGGAAGCCCTCCTTGGTGTCGCGCGCTTCCTGCGCTGGAGGCAGCTGGCGCACCTGGCCGAGACGCTCAGAGCTGGAAGATCAGCGAGTGCCTG ctggccaggaggagcagcgcAGCAGAGGAGTACCTGGCCCAGAGCCTGCCCTAcctgcagagcctgcaggagcCCCTGCGGCGGGAGGCTGTGA